The genomic interval agaccagaagcaggaaataaacaaacagagagatgtggtttggtaaagctgggcgcgtgattgcgctcagcatttaataacagaaaataaaaggtttgaaacaaaacaggacacggcactttaagccaaaataaatggacaaacaaaacgaactacacagacaaaacacggtgagcagatttaactactattactactactattattattattattattatttttacctccgtctccaatcccgttctccactcactgaacacctaaaaaccccgactgagtgctacgtgtctctatatatactgttgtgctgggattcaattactaattaattattcacttgaatcccagcacgtgaattcattacgtgcaaccccgtgctcacatattacatttaaccagcacgtgaagtgatttgtgccctcctcttgcctaaatataaatctacatttttaaatacacgtgaaacacagacccgtttatatcccgtgtaccaatgaatatacaccaacattaacacatgcacgcaacatacaacacataatatgcacacaggggcggggcacattgccacatataccccccctgtgcaaagcacacatggcctcaacggccacctccccccttaaaaatccagcagtccaggacaaagtctcgggctgggaagggaggcttcagtgggcccatggctggcaatgctgtcagcacccctgccggtagtggcacggctgacagcatggtggtccatgcttgcagcgaaattgctgcgggggatgctggtctcctgacctctcccccttccttcgtagccggtagctccccttggtggggctccgaccacagtactgccggcagcgaagaagttgcagtgggagcaggtctccggaccttccccacgatctccggcagcgaaactgctgctggggttggtggtctccagacctcctcccccttcttcgtggccgacagctcccctttctggggctccggccaccgtactccctgtggtggaggtacggaacgcagagacagctcctgctgttctgcttctggcggtggtggaggcagaggcagctcctgctgctctgctcctagtggaggaagcggtggaggtggcggaggcagaggcagctcctgctcctctgctccctgcggtggtggtggcggaggcagaggcagctcctgctgttctgcttctggcggtggcggaggcagaggcagctcctgctcctctgctcctagtggaggaagcggtggaggtggcggaggcagaggcagctcctgctcctctgctccctgcggtggtggtggcggaggcagaggcagctcctgctgctctgctcctggcggtggtggaggcagaggcagctcctgctcctctgctcctagtggaggaagcggtggaggtggcggaggcagaggcagctccggctgctctgctcctgccggtgcaggtgggagcagcgtgtagtctcctgctgatggaggtgggagcagcgtgtagtctcccccttttccaggggactggtgctgctctgcctctctggcAGGGAACTAgtgcggctccgcctttgacggggaaaccagcaggcattctccctctgctggtggaggtggaaccagcaggcattctccctctgctggcagcttgggtcctagggctgtggaagccccgacttccctctcttcgggctgtggacgcaccgactcctcccttttgggctgtggacgcaccgactcctcccttttgggctgtggacgcaccgactcccccctcttgggctgtggacgttcgggctccccccactcaggcgtaggacgttcgggctcctcccgcttgggctgtggatggtcaggctcctcccgctctgGCTGttgacgctcaggctcctcccgctcgggctgtggatgctcaggctcctcccgctcgggctgtggacgctcaggctcctcccgctctgGCTGttgacgctcaggctcctcccgctcgggctgttgacgctcaggctcctcccgctcgggctgtggacgctcaggctcctcccgcttgggctgtggatgctcaggctcctcccgctctgGCTGttgacgctcaggctcctcccgctcgggctgtggacgctcaggctcctcccgcttgggctgttgacgctcaggctcctcccgctctgGCTGttgacgctcaggctcctcccgctcgggctgtggacgctcaggctcctcccgctcaggctgtggacgctctggctcctcccgctcgggctgtggaggcaaaaccagctgccattcttcctctgctggtggagacggggacagcaggcattcttcctctgctggtggacctgctacctgggctgctgttccacttataattgcctccaggtagctgaggaccaaccccacaccttcctcccaggtgcttacggtctgttccctcgcatacgtctctcatctctccctgtccatcaaccgcaggaactggacgactactggtatagactgggtctccagcccagcattttccagcatccagtcccgcactttgatggcgtcttctgccatttttttttttaatccagatatgtggttcctgctctggcctgagtcctggaggcgctgtagatcccacgtaggacaccacgtgtcacaaagacggccggagtgggtggcgtcagaccagaagcaggaaataaacaaacagagagatgtggtttggtaaagctgggcgcgtgattgcgctcagcatttaataacagaacagaaaataaaaggtttgaaacaaaacaggacacggcactttaagccaaaataaatggacaaacaaaacgaactacacagacaaaatacggtgagcagatttaactactattactactactattattattattattattattatttttacctccgtctccaatcccgttctccactcaccgaacacctaaaaaccccgactgagtgctatgtgtctctatatatactgttgtgctgggattcaattactaattaattattcacttgaatcccagcacgtgaatgaattacgtgcaaccccgtgctcacatattacatttaaccagcacgtgaagtgatttgtgccctcctcgtgcctaaatataaatctacattttttaaatacacgtgaaacacagacccgtttatatcccgtgtaccaatgaatatacaccaacattaacacacgcacgcaacatacaacacataatatgcacacaggggcggggcacattgccacagcttgttaaagggaagttgctacagtaaaaaaacatggcggccatgcttgatgacatcatcagcgtACACAattggctataaaactgcctataacaaCTTATTGACTGCAGATAGTGGCGTGAATGTTATGTAACATGTATAGTAACCCATATATGCGctataaaaaaatgtcattgcccgtgacctctgacctctcctaaaggtcaattGTAAAACTGGATAATagactgcctataacttcttattgaCTGCATACTGGGTCATGGTTGTTATGTAACAAGTATAGGAAAACATGTACATCTCcaaaaggtcaaatgtaaaactgagaATGCATATATAGAATCATGGTTGAATTGTAACACTTATAAGAACACATGCATGCTGTAACAATAatgtccactagatggtgctcATTGTTCACTGCATCCACACACTAGTGTTACCAAATTTCCTGtcacacaaaatacacaagttaggagaagcaattggggcaatcttgtcaagcatcaagcaaataggcacacttggaaaggtgctggggcccaagattcacacaattgttgcttctaatggcttcttttttttaattgctccacttgaaatgctctttgtaaaAGTTGAAGTGAATTTGTGACCATTACCTTATCAGTTGTAGCCAGAATAAACCATGCTGAGACACATGTGTGCCAAGCAAAGTGTTCAgcacagactgaagtgttcttggttatctTTCCAAGTACTAGCCGGCAGAGACAGGCAAATACAGACAGGGAATGGGTGCAGACAATTACACTTGATAAATGCAATAAtgcttaactttaaaaaaaatatgataatgttttattttactttgacaAAACACCAAGGTATCTGCTCTGTAACACATAATTAGCCTCTACATTTATTCTGATATGTAGAAAAGTCTAATTTCTACTGGGTCTTTTTTCATGCAGGGGAAAAGGACAGATTGTTTGCCATCTTTCATTGTTTGAAAATTCATTCAACATGGGTAACGTGCCTTCAGAAGTAAATGGCTGTAACTGCTACAAATGTGGACAACAGCTCCCTCCATGCACCTCTTTTTCAAATTTGGATACAAGATGGATAGAGGGTCgacaaatgtatgtatttaacaaTGGGAAGTACTATAGGGAAGTAAATCATCATAATGCATATGAATGCCCAGACTGCTTTTTTAgaccaaagagagagagagagataagggaagaggagagacagaggagggaagctgaagagaggagaagggaagaagagagacagaggagggaagctgaagagaggagaagggaagaagagagacagaggagggaagctgaagagaggagaagggaagaagagagacagaggagggaaGCTGAAGAGAGGAGAAGGGAAGAAGAGAGACAGATGAGGGAAGCTGAAGAGAGGAGAAGGGAAGAAGAGAGACAGATGAGGGAAGCTGAAGAGAGGAGAAGGGAagaagagagacagaggagagaagaacaAGAAAGAGCCAGCGAGGAAAAGGAGAAACAAAGAAGGGAAGACTTGAAGCAAAGGCTGAAACAAACTCACCAGAATGCAAAAGAACAGACTGCCAAGGAAAGACTCCATGGAACATCTCTGTTTGAAAATGAGACAAAGAGAGAGTTTTTTATAAGCAAATTTGATGAGTTTGAGGATTCAGAAATACTTAACCATGACCCTAATGATAAAGGATTACTTCTCATCCTCTCTGAAAAATGTAGAATCCCAGCTCCAAATATGAATCTCAGTCAGTTGGCTGTTGACCACATTGCTGATATCACAAGAGCTCTTGACAATCTATTGTTTGATGAATGGATTGATAACCCTCCTTCAGTCAATACTTTAAACCAAGCACAAGTATTGATTACTGAACTGGCTGTATTGTCATTGGATATTTCTGAGAAAGTCTCGTTGGAAAACATTTCCAATCAGTTGCAATTCATTGTGGAGACAATTGGAAGCTCAGACACTGATTTATATGAGTGTTTCCTGTTTACTCAGGCTCTGTTTTTAAACCTTGTGACCCTGTTTGAGAAAAGCAAAGATACTCATCAAAACATCCTCAGCATCACTAAAAAATGGGCCAAAAGAGAGCTTTCCGTTGAAGAAACATCTATTCTTAAATTTCTTGAAATGCTTATTTATTCCTTACAAGATATTATGGAAATTAACACCCAAGGTTTTGTGCTGAAtgtggaaaaaaaatgttacGAGTTGCTCCTGACCACCATCACACAATCATGCAGTGAAGACCTTCATGCAGACTTAATCCACAAGCTGTTAGGACTTGTTGAGACAAACCAATGGACACCAGCTGAGGCAATGGGTCTCTTAGGAGCATTGACCGAAAAATATGATGATGAGTTTTCCATTGTGAAAACCTTAAATTTAGTGCAAGCATATGGCATATCCGCTACGTGGCAAGACAACCAGGGGCGTTCCTTAAGTCATGTTCTCAACTCTGTTGGCCCTGAAAAGTTCCATACAGTTCTTGAAAAGTCACTCAAAAGTGAAGATGAAAGCAGTCTTGATGATGTTCTTCATGAAATAAAGGCATCAAGGAATTTGGAGGAGGCCACCATTTTTAAGGTACGATGTATAGTAAGAGGTGTCCTAAATTTAATTGAAAATGTCACAAATGATAATACTAATTGTATAGGTTTAACAAAAGGCTCCTTGAAGAGTCACAGCTTGGAAACCGAAGACCTTCAAAAAACCTTATTTGTTCTCTGCAAAGCAGTATTCCAAACAAAAACCTGGTGGCCTCAAGTGACACAGATGATCAACTGGTGTTTGGTTGCATTATCAGACAACGGCAAACCTTTAGAGGTTGTTACAGATGAACAAGACTCGTGTGTCAATGCCATGCTTGCTGCTATGCAAGTGCTTATGGGAGAGCCTGTGGACATAATATTAAGCTCTGCTGCTGAGTGCAAGAAGCAAGTGGACAAATGGTATGACTTTTACCAGCTGTTTAGTATTACAGTTGATAAAAACAATGACAAAGCCACTGGAGAAGTCTCCAAGAAATGCTACCAGTCTGATATTGTCTATGGTACCATTGAGCAGTTTGTAGCTGATTACCTCCATCACATTTCAGAGCTGAAGAAAACCTCTCACTTCCGGGGGTTCATTCTTGAAAAGGATGGCCTTTTTCTACACTATGGATTGCAGTTTCCAggctttgtaaataaaaatggtttATTAAAAACCATTGCAGACTATATTAACATTCTACTGGATACTGTTTCCAACTCTGACAGCAATTTGGATGAGAGGACTCAGTTTGTTACAGTTCTCTTACATTCACTTCAAGCCCTGCAAGGAGACAAACTATATTCTGATATGAAGATTCTGTCCATTTCACAAAAAATGTCCAAAGAGTTTTCTAAGGAGGAAATCCATGTTCTTAAATTTCTGGAAACTCTTCTGAAATCCATTAaggaaacaaaaagaacaacTGAGGGCTTTGTATCGAAGGCGGGAAGAAAATGCTTTGAGTTGCTGCTTACTGTGGTCTTGCAAACCTGCAGTGAAGAACCCTCAAAGGAACCAATCAAGAAGGTTTTGGACCTTGGAAGCACCAAACTATGGACACCATTGGAAGCCATAGACTTCTTTGTCGCTTTGATAGAGAAATATGATAATGATCATATTTCCATCATGAAAGTTTTACATTTAGTGCAGATTTATCAAATATCTTCAACATGGAAAGATCGTGAAGGGCATTCTATTATCCATCTTTTTGACAAAGTTGGAATAGATAACCCACTGCTTTATTTTGAAAGCGAATTGCAAAGTGAAGGAAACAAAAGTATAGAAGATGTTCTCACAGAAATAAGAGAATCAAGAGATATCGATGAGGTCACTGATGAGAAAACCTGCATCATTGTTAAAGCTGTTCAGCACATGATTGAGCATGAAGAAATTGAAAAatacaaagatatttaaaaaatttTGCTAAAAAGAAACAGCAAGGATGTAAAAGACCTTCAGCAGGTCCTCTATATTCTATGTGAAGCAGTTTTCAAAGTAAGTAAGTGGTGGCCCAGAGTTACTCAGATGATCAGCTGGTGTTTCTTAGCTCTATCTGACTCTGGGAAGCTTCTGGAGATGGGTACTGGGGAAGGAAAGTCCTGCGTCATAGCCATGTTTGCAGCAATGCGTGTGCTTATGGGAGAGAAAGTTGACATAGTCTCTAGCTCTTCTGTTTTAAGTGAGAGGGATGCAGAAGAATGGTCTAAATTTTATGATCATTTTGGTATTAAAGTAGATACAAACACGGCCAAAACCACTGATGAAGACCGCAAGAAATGCTACCAGTCTGATATTGTTTATGGCACTGTAGAGACATTTGCAGCTGACTATCTACGGCAGACTTTCGAACTGAAGGACATATGCCCTGATCGTGAGTTCCAGTGCATCATAATTGATGAGGTGGATTCTCTTTTATTGGACCGGGGAGTGCAACTCACATATCTGTCCACCGACACGGTCAGTATGTATCACCTAAATACTGTCTTGACAATGATCTGGAGTACTGTAAGCCAGTATGGTCTTGTagcaacagaaaacaggacatttATCAGGGGCCCACCACTGCCTTTCTACAAAGCTGTCTATGATTCCATAGACACTGAAGGATCGGGAATCGAAGAACCAATTGATATTTTGCGTATTGCCGAAGAACATAATGTGGTTCATTTGGGTTTCATTCAGGAAATCTATAGAGATAGAGAGAAACTATTGGAGGAGTTAAAGACAGTAAACCAGGATGCTATGCTTGAGTTCTTTAAAAAAGCAGAAGAATACCTACCCTATCGTTTCATTGCTTACACCCAAGACCAGACTGGAACACTGCAGCCTGAACTTCGTAGTGAGAATGATGTACAAGATATTCAGGACTTATCTTTTCTAGTTCTGCAGGATGGTTTATGTTGTGCATTGTATGATTCTGAAGAACTCTTATGGGATCCCATTCTAAATAACGTAAGAGTTAATCTCCAATTCACTCCATCAGAAAACAGTAAAGACAAGCTTAATATCCCAGGTTTTCTCAGAAATCTAGTGGAAAAGAAACTGGAAACTTGGGTTCAGAATGCCTTTTTAGCCATCAAGCTAAAGCAAGGCCAGGAATATGTAGTTGAAGGTGACTGTATCCTGCCTGTAGATTTCAAGTCCACTGGTATTGTAGAGCTGAACAAGAAATGGGGTGATGGCTTGCAACAATTTCTAGAAATAAAACACCAAAGTAAAATAAGTTGCATGTCCTCTGTGACCAATTACATTTCCAATGTGACTTATTTCAAAAAGTATCAGGAGCATATCTATGGAACCACGGGAACATTGGGGACCAGATGTGACATACAGTTCTTACAGGAGCTCTACCCAAATCTTTCAACTTGTAGTGTTCCACCATTCAATAGGAAGAAGCTATTTGAAGTAAAAGGCGTGATTACACATACCATAGAGGGatggaaaacaaaaatatgtatCGCTGTTGAAGACCAGATTAACCCGACTGCTTATAGAGGAGGCCGAGCAGCTCTTGTGATCTGTGAAAGTATTAACAAAGCCTATGAAGTTCATGCAGCACTAAAAACACATGTGTCTGGTCAACTCAAGCTGTATACCAGGAGTGACAATAATAACCTAAATATCTTAGAAGATGCATTGAATCCGGGTGATGTTATTGTTGCAACAAACTTAGCTGGCCGTGGCACAAACATTAAAGTCTCTGATGAGGTCAATGAAAGTGGAGGTTTATTTGTGGTCCTTACCTTCCTTTCTCAGAATGCAAGAGTGGAGCTGCAAGCATTTGGCCGAACAGCACGCAAAGGTAAACCTGGTTCTGCTCAAATAATCATGTGCTCCAGCCACCTTCAAGAGTCTTTGAAATCAGATTCTACACTGGAATTGGTGAAGGAAAGCAGGGACATTCTGGCAAAAAACAAGGTTGAGCATGTTATGATGGATGATATCCCTGAGGTTTGTCTGAGAGAAGAGCTATTTTCGAACTATTGCAAGACCCTATTAAAGATATATAATGATATTGAGGATGTTGAGGTCCGCAAAGCTACAGTTGCTATCATGAATGAGTACTGGGGCATATGGCTGCAAATAAAGTCAGAGGAGattgtaaatttaaaacaaactgaGCTACTTAAGAGCCTGAGTACTGACATGATAAATGCCAAACATCAGTCTGAAACTAACGAGTCTCCCTGTGCTAGCATTTACCACTATATTAAGTTTGCTAACAATGCACTCTTTGACAACAATTTGTCAGAGAGTGCTAGACTTTACAAAAAAGCCATGGATCTAGACCCAACCTGGGCTGCCATTGCTTTCTATAGTCATGCCTACTGTACTATAAAAGAAAGCAATACAGATTACCTATTAAGAGCCATAGAAGAGTTACAGAAGGCAAAGGAATCTATGAAGTACTTCACTGAGGAGTGTGTGGTCACTTTGCAGCTGGTGAAGATGTGTAGCAGAGATTCAGGAGAAAGCAATACGGCCTTTGAGAAACAAATTATGACAAAGTGCAATGTAATTGGTTACTTTGATAAAAACATTAATGAAGCCTTGAGCAAATTGACTGACATCAAGAAAAGAGGTAGGGATGCAGAGGCAGTGGAAACTTCTGTGTTCTCTTTGGTAACAGATACTGAAACTGAGATCCAAGAGCaactatattttttttataagcttGGTCTAGAGAATGTCTTTTCTGTACAAGAAAAACCTCGTTTCTGTTGGGAAGGACTGCTGGTTTTCTTCCTCGGAGTTCTCCAGATAGTGGGAGGAACGCTTCTGACTGTATTCACTGCTGGTACACTTGCCACTGTTGGAATGAGTCTAATAACTGAAGGGATATCTGATTGTATCAGTGGAATAGAAGCCATGGTGACAGGAGAGTTCAGCTGGAAGTCATGGGCTATAGAGAAATCGATTTCTGTAGCTGTCTCACTTATTGGGTTTGGTGTTGGCAAGTTGCTCGCCAAAGGCTTTAAAGCATCCAAGGCAGCAATTAAGAGTTTTGGTAAAAATCTAAAGTCCTTGCCCAAGGTCATTTCAAAAGAAAGCAGACAAGGTCTACATGGTGTCATGAAGGTTAACATGAAGAATGCAATGAAACACACAGGTAAAGAAATTGGACAACAAATTGTCATGTATGGAATAAGCAAAGCAGAAGACAAGTTAATTGAACtcattattgaaaaaataaaaaatgaagtccGAGACAAAGCCATGACAACAGTGAAAGCAGATATGGAAAGGGATCCATTGGGACCATTAGTAGACTTGGTAATTCTGTCACAGCTTGAAGATGTGGAAGACGTACGGGATCTTTTAATGGATAGTAATCTTAAAACACAGTTAAAGGAGATTTTCCAGTCGATATCTATGAAAGTACTACAGCCATACTGCATTGACCTTGACTGGCAGAACACTCTCTCCGCTTCCATTCTCGGTGTGTTCAATGAAGCCAAACAGGAAGTTAAAGGGTTGAAAAGCACAGTTTTGACTGCAATCCAAGCCACACACATGGCTGCATTGGGTATTGATGCAGTTATTGCAGTGACCAGTCTTTGTAAGGAGTTTAACAACAAATATTCAGAAAATTTGAAAACATTTGCAGAAAAAAATGGGATGGTGGAGAAAGTGAAAAAAGGACAACTGTCAGTTAATGACAAGCAGATATTGGAGGGTTTCAAACATGAACTGTCTGATATAATAGCAAAAAAGCTGTCAGATGTTGTGGTTCAGATTTTCCATGACAAATTCTCCAGCCATCTTTTTAACATTGCCAAAGTACAAGCTAATCAACACCTCAGTAACTATTTGAGGATcggttttaaaacagaaagaactaAAGAAAAGCTAAAAGCTGGACAAAATAACAGCTACATAGCCAACAATCCTGTGgatataaaatcaaataaaaatctcCACACAGATAAGCTGCAACGCGTGCAATCTTATGCCCAGAAAATTAAGGAGATTGATACTCCAGGGACAATACTTGATCTCAGGATATTAGCCGAAGCAACTAGGACAAAGGTTGTCATTTTCACTGAGGACAACCAGGGAAAACTGAATAAAATGCAGGTTGTGGACCCCAATACCAATACTGCTTCTCAAACTGTTGAATTAGTCTATAAACCAAAAAGCGATCAATACCCTGATGGCCATTATGACCTCTGTCTCAGTGGAAAAGTAGTCAGGTTGGAAAATGAAGACAAAAGTTGTATGTTTCATGCTTTGGCCCGTGGGCTGCAATTGACATCTTCTGATGAACATGTCTCTTCTTCAGTGGAAAAGCTCAGAATGTTGGAAGCTGAAACACTCTTGAACAAGTCATCCCAATGGGCATCTTTTATTAAACGTAAACAGTGGACAGATGGGATCAGAGGGGGCGACTGGTTCATGGCAGAGGGAGCTGCTCCAATACGGCGgcaagaaacaaaaaatgaacttAAAAAGCATCTGGGAAtagtaaaaaaatacaaaaagaacagGATATTTATGTACAAATCAGGGATAGGGCATTTCATCAATGCAGACCATCAACCACCAGTGAACAGCATCCTCAGTGCCTACAACATGAACCAGAACAGTAAGCTTGCTATAGCAATGCTCGAAGTTGCAACTCAATCAAGTCCATTGAATGTCAGTTTAATTCCATCAGTACACAAGTATCATGGCATGAATCTTCCCACTTCTTTATTGCCTCAAGTGTTGCATCGCAGGTTTCCCAGTACCATTTCAAAGAAATTTCGGGAAGAGTTAGCAAAGAGCATAAGTACTAATAATGTACGAGATGCCTTCAAGCTGACCTTCATTGGAGCAATACCCGATTATATACTGAAGCCTTCTACAAAGAAGAATAACAATAAGACATCCAATAGAGCACAACTCAGATTAAATGCACAAAGATTGGCAGTGTTCCACAACACCATTCTACAGTctcatattaatattttaaataaatggtatAAAAAACTTTCACCAAAGAATGTAATGAATCAAAATGATTACAATGCCATTCACACCTGGATTAATGCAAAGGGTTATTTAGACCAGAACGATCTGTTTCACAAGATGGTTGTAGGTTTCCTCCCTTGAGCTGGAATTTACAAAAATAGAAGGTAAGTTTTTCTTGTCACCCTACTTCAACCTCTTGTTTAATAAACGTGTTAGTGTGCAAAGCATCTTTTTACATCACAATGACTCACAAAAGGTCTGTGTTTATCTGATGGATAATGGAACAATAATGTTGTTACAATGGCCAACAAGACAAAATATGTCAGAATAACAATAAGTCATTACAAAAATACTTTACACATTTTGTAGGTAAATCACTCCACAGTTTTCTAATCTTTACTAGGCCAAACAGCTTTTAATGTCCAAACAGCTGTAAAACATGCAGTGACCCATTAAAAGAGCATTTTAGAACCCAAAGAATACATCTCCCATCTTTTtccaaatatatattaaatatgcaaTATTGTGAGATGCAGAAtattaaatgaaacaaacaaaaaaaatgaccagGATTCTTTGGGTAACAGTAAGTTATAAAAtataatgcatgttttaaatgtttgtacaTTAACTTCAATGTAGGGTGGAAGGAGCTTTTCACACCAGCACATGTAGTTGGAATAAAGTTTTCTTTATTGAAGAAGATTAGTTTATAGAAATCACACAGCAGTCCTGTCCTGTAGTCAGTTACACTTGTAATTTGTACTTTAACAAGTTAAACAATTTTTTGTAAACTGTATTTTCTATTGTGATTCTTGTAAGTTGCCTTGAATAAAGGCACCAGCtaaatgaattattaa from Acipenser ruthenus chromosome 50, fAciRut3.2 maternal haplotype, whole genome shotgun sequence carries:
- the LOC117398398 gene encoding uncharacterized protein LOC117398398 isoform X1, whose amino-acid sequence is MISWCFLALSDSGKLLEMGTGEGKSCVIAMFAAMRVLMGEKVDIVSSSSVLSERDAEEWSKFYDHFGIKVDTNTAKTTDEDRKKCYQSDIVYGTVETFAADYLRQTFELKDICPDREFQCIIIDEVDSLLLDRGVQLTYLSTDTVSMYHLNTVLTMIWSTVSQYGLVATENRTFIRGPPLPFYKAVYDSIDTEGSGIEEPIDILRIAEEHNVVHLGFIQEIYRDREKLLEELKTVNQDAMLEFFKKAEEYLPYRFIAYTQDQTGTLQPELRSENDVQDIQDLSFLVLQDGLCCALYDSEELLWDPILNNVRVNLQFTPSENSKDKLNIPGFLRNLVEKKLETWVQNAFLAIKLKQGQEYVVEGDCILPVDFKSTGIVELNKKWGDGLQQFLEIKHQSKISCMSSVTNYISNVTYFKKYQEHIYGTTGTLGTRCDIQFLQELYPNLSTCSVPPFNRKKLFEVKGVITHTIEGWKTKICIAVEDQINPTAYRGGRAALVICESINKAYEVHAALKTHVSGQLKLYTRSDNNNLNILEDALNPGDVIVATNLAGRGTNIKVSDEVNESGGLFVVLTFLSQNARVELQAFGRTARKGKPGSAQIIMCSSHLQESLKSDSTLELVKESRDILAKNKVEHVMMDDIPEVCLREELFSNYCKTLLKIYNDIEDVEVRKATVAIMNEYWGIWLQIKSEEIVNLKQTELLKSLSTDMINAKHQSETNESPCASIYHYIKFANNALFDNNLSESARLYKKAMDLDPTWAAIAFYSHAYCTIKESNTDYLLRAIEELQKAKESMKYFTEECVVTLQLVKMCSRDSGESNTAFEKQIMTKCNVIGYFDKNINEALSKLTDIKKRGRDAEAVETSVFSLVTDTETEIQEQLYFFYKLGLENVFSVQEKPRFCWEGLLVFFLGVLQIVGGTLLTVFTAGTLATVGMSLITEGISDCISGIEAMVTGEFSWKSWAIEKSISVAVSLIGFGVGKLLAKGFKASKAAIKSFGKNLKSLPKVISKESRQGLHGVMKVNMKNAMKHTGKEIGQQIVMYGISKAEDKLIELIIEKIKNEVRDKAMTTVKADMERDPLGPLVDLVILSQLEDVEDVRDLLMDSNLKTQLKEIFQSISMKVLQPYCIDLDWQNTLSASILGVFNEAKQEVKGLKSTVLTAIQATHMAALGIDAVIAVTSLCKEFNNKYSENLKTFAEKNGMVEKVKKGQLSVNDKQILEGFKHELSDIIAKKLSDVVVQIFHDKFSSHLFNIAKVQANQHLSNYLRIGFKTERTKEKLKAGQNNSYIANNPVDIKSNKNLHTDKLQRVQSYAQKIKEIDTPGTILDLRILAEATRTKVVIFTEDNQGKLNKMQVVDPNTNTASQTVELVYKPKSDQYPDGHYDLCLSGKVVRLENEDKSCMFHALARGLQLTSSDEHVSSSVEKLRMLEAETLLNKSSQWASFIKRKQWTDGIRGGDWFMAEGAAPIRRQETKNELKKHLGIVKKYKKNRIFMYKSGIGHFINADHQPPVNSILSAYNMNQNSKLAIAMLEVATQSSPLNVSLIPSVHKYHGMNLPTSLLPQVLHRRFPSTISKKFREELAKSISTNNVRDAFKLTFIGAIPDYILKPSTKKNNNKTSNRAQLRLNAQRLAVFHNTILQSHINILNKWYKKLSPKNVMNQNDYNAIHTWINAKGYLDQNDLFHKMVVGFLP